A portion of the Pedobacter cryoconitis genome contains these proteins:
- a CDS encoding DUF3347 domain-containing protein → MKKIFLVVALIATAWIKPGFAQSSQTQSLLTSYYDIKNALVNSDATAAASKASEFSKALASIDMKSMPKAEMTAFMGFQDKLAFDAKHISETKEISHQREHFANFSTNLFKLAKAVKLTKDPVYYDYCPMKKSYWLSDNAAIKNPYFGKQMLTCGEVKETLK, encoded by the coding sequence ATGAAAAAGATATTTTTGGTAGTTGCTTTAATTGCAACTGCATGGATCAAACCTGGTTTTGCTCAAAGCAGCCAGACACAATCATTATTAACTTCTTACTACGACATCAAAAATGCGTTAGTAAACTCCGATGCAACAGCGGCTGCATCAAAAGCAAGTGAGTTTTCTAAAGCTTTAGCAAGTATAGATATGAAATCAATGCCAAAGGCAGAAATGACTGCTTTCATGGGATTTCAGGATAAACTTGCATTTGATGCCAAGCATATCTCGGAAACAAAAGAGATTTCCCATCAAAGAGAGCATTTCGCTAATTTTTCTACTAATCTTTTCAAGCTGGCCAAAGCTGTAAAGCTTACTAAAGACCCAGTCTATTATGACTATTGCCCAATGAAAAAGAGTTATTGGCTTTCTGATAACGCAGCGATTAAAAATCCTTATTTCGGTAAACAAATGTTAACCTGCGGGGAAGTAAAGGAAACTTTAAAGTAA
- a CDS encoding DUF3347 domain-containing protein encodes MKTLIYSMAFSLLFLAACSNGSNKTETAATSEATSTKSAVTESSEKGTSTAALLSSYLKLKNAFTNDNDKDAAAAGNEMVAGFASFDKKSLTPEQSKAYTDIQDDAKEHAEHIGANTGNIAHQREHFDMLSKDMYDLVKLLGTNQPLYVDHCPMYNNNKGAIWLSEVKDIKNPYLGKAMPTCGTVKEELK; translated from the coding sequence ATGAAAACATTAATTTATAGCATGGCTTTTTCTTTACTATTTCTAGCTGCTTGTTCTAATGGTAGTAATAAAACTGAAACTGCTGCTACTTCAGAGGCTACATCAACTAAGTCCGCTGTAACAGAATCTTCAGAAAAAGGCACTTCTACTGCCGCATTGTTAAGTTCATATCTAAAATTAAAAAATGCCTTTACAAATGATAATGATAAAGACGCAGCAGCAGCAGGAAATGAAATGGTTGCTGGCTTCGCTTCTTTTGATAAGAAATCTTTAACACCAGAACAAAGTAAAGCCTATACTGATATACAAGATGATGCTAAAGAGCATGCTGAACATATTGGTGCCAATACAGGAAACATAGCGCATCAGCGAGAACATTTTGATATGTTGAGTAAGGATATGTACGACCTTGTTAAACTACTTGGAACCAATCAACCTTTATATGTTGACCACTGTCCGATGTACAATAACAATAAGGGGGCAATCTGGTTGAGCGAAGTGAAGGATATTAAAAACCCTTATCTTGGAAAGGCTATGCCAACTTGCGGTACTGTTAAAGAAGAATTAAAATAA
- a CDS encoding multicopper oxidase domain-containing protein yields the protein MKNILTAFLLILYSTVSAQEMKGMKMPKKESNKQAETIYTCPMHPEIQSSKPGNCPKCGMKLVVKKTTAPKQKVSVPDQKSQPVKASDMGDMNMPMKKQGDNEPTQTVTYTCPMHPEIHATKPGNCPKCGMKLVPEKAKATKPKHDQMEMPVKDHSKKNDGMDDMGGMDMGDNTATMENIKRAKLNLGPIKTISNSAPPRTVRYDLYIADTTVTYGKKTKRAIAVNGQIPMPTLTFTQGDTALIYVHNNLNEETSLHWHGLFLPNKMDGVPFLTQMPIKPHSTYIYKFPIVQNGTHWYHSHFELQEQIGMYGAFIMNKRKEWEIPTLPVVISEWTDMKPEEVHRSLKNANDWFAIKKGTTQSYAEAIRTGHFKTKVTNEWKRMNAMDVSDVYYDTFLINGKNQNVQPQFKGGDKVRLRIANGGASDYFWLTYSGGKITVVATDGNDVEPVEVDRLIIAVSETYDVVVTIPENKSYEFLVTPEDRTKSASLWLGKGEKVPAQKLPKLKYFAGMKMMNDMMDMNGNMVEMEGMKMQNQVMDMNTVMYPEVTGEENSKVENKKAAMSGMQMPNDKSMAGMNMAADNPDIVTLNYGMLRDPKKTTLPNGPWKELKFDLTGNMNRYVWTLDNKTVSESDKILIKKGENVRIILFNNSMMRHPMHLHGHDFRVVNGQGENAPMKNIIDIMPMERDTIEFAATEPGGDWFFHCHILYHMMSGMGRVFSYENSPPNPEIPNPKLAQRKLFSDDREFHPMARIGIETNGSDGEIMLANTRYRFTTEWRIGFDKEMGYESESHFGRYIGRNQWLFPYVGWDFRKRTIDLMDKNIFGQSLSPGDNLFGQKNTKNFRQVFHLGVQYTLPMLVVADASVDHKGNVRFQLMREDVPISKRLRFQFMVNTDKEYMAGFRYIVTKYFGLSTHYDSDMGYGAGLTLNY from the coding sequence ATGAAAAACATATTAACGGCCTTTTTATTGATTCTATACTCTACGGTTTCTGCCCAGGAGATGAAAGGAATGAAAATGCCAAAAAAAGAAAGTAATAAGCAGGCAGAGACTATTTATACTTGTCCCATGCATCCGGAAATACAATCTAGTAAACCTGGAAATTGCCCAAAATGCGGTATGAAGCTAGTTGTTAAAAAAACAACAGCTCCTAAACAGAAGGTTTCTGTCCCAGATCAAAAGTCCCAACCTGTAAAGGCATCAGATATGGGTGATATGAATATGCCGATGAAAAAACAAGGAGACAATGAACCAACGCAAACGGTAACCTATACCTGTCCGATGCATCCTGAAATCCATGCGACAAAGCCCGGCAATTGCCCTAAGTGTGGAATGAAACTGGTGCCGGAAAAAGCTAAGGCGACTAAACCTAAGCATGACCAAATGGAAATGCCTGTAAAAGATCATTCCAAAAAGAATGACGGAATGGATGACATGGGGGGGATGGACATGGGAGATAATACTGCCACAATGGAAAACATCAAAAGGGCAAAGTTAAATTTAGGGCCAATTAAAACCATTTCAAATAGTGCGCCGCCTCGTACTGTTCGCTATGATCTTTACATTGCAGATACAACAGTAACTTATGGAAAGAAAACAAAGCGGGCAATTGCTGTAAATGGACAGATACCAATGCCAACTCTAACATTTACGCAAGGTGATACGGCATTGATATATGTGCATAATAATCTGAATGAGGAGACATCCCTGCACTGGCATGGTCTATTTTTACCAAACAAAATGGATGGGGTTCCTTTCCTTACGCAAATGCCTATTAAACCTCATTCAACCTATATCTATAAATTCCCCATCGTTCAGAATGGTACACACTGGTATCATAGTCATTTCGAACTCCAGGAGCAAATTGGAATGTACGGTGCTTTCATTATGAACAAAAGAAAAGAATGGGAGATTCCAACTCTTCCAGTGGTCATCAGTGAATGGACTGATATGAAACCAGAGGAAGTACACCGAAGTCTGAAGAATGCAAACGATTGGTTTGCAATTAAAAAAGGAACTACCCAAAGTTATGCGGAGGCGATCAGAACAGGACATTTCAAAACCAAAGTGACTAATGAGTGGAAGCGTATGAATGCGATGGATGTGAGTGATGTCTATTATGATACATTTTTGATCAACGGCAAGAATCAGAATGTCCAGCCACAGTTTAAAGGAGGTGATAAGGTAAGGCTACGAATTGCCAATGGTGGGGCATCTGATTATTTCTGGTTGACTTATTCTGGTGGTAAAATAACTGTTGTAGCTACGGATGGAAATGATGTAGAGCCTGTAGAAGTGGACAGATTAATTATAGCTGTGTCCGAAACGTATGATGTGGTAGTAACCATTCCAGAAAATAAGAGTTACGAATTTCTGGTGACACCTGAAGACCGTACAAAATCGGCATCACTCTGGTTGGGTAAAGGAGAAAAAGTCCCGGCTCAGAAACTACCAAAACTGAAATATTTTGCCGGAATGAAAATGATGAATGACATGATGGATATGAACGGTAACATGGTAGAAATGGAAGGCATGAAAATGCAGAATCAGGTCATGGACATGAATACTGTGATGTATCCGGAAGTAACAGGTGAAGAGAATTCTAAGGTAGAAAATAAAAAAGCAGCGATGTCAGGTATGCAAATGCCAAACGATAAAAGCATGGCAGGAATGAACATGGCCGCTGATAACCCCGACATCGTTACTTTAAATTATGGAATGCTCCGTGATCCAAAGAAAACAACTTTACCTAATGGCCCATGGAAAGAGTTAAAGTTTGATCTCACAGGGAATATGAATCGTTATGTATGGACTTTGGATAACAAAACGGTTTCAGAAAGTGATAAAATCCTGATTAAGAAAGGCGAAAATGTGAGGATCATCTTATTCAACAATAGTATGATGCGTCATCCTATGCACTTACATGGTCATGATTTCAGAGTAGTGAATGGACAAGGTGAAAATGCACCTATGAAAAACATCATAGACATTATGCCAATGGAGAGGGATACCATCGAATTTGCGGCTACAGAACCTGGAGGTGATTGGTTTTTTCATTGCCATATCCTTTACCACATGATGAGTGGAATGGGAAGGGTATTCAGTTATGAAAACTCGCCACCTAATCCCGAAATCCCTAACCCTAAATTAGCGCAACGCAAATTGTTCAGTGATGATAGGGAATTTCATCCAATGGCAAGAATTGGAATAGAAACAAATGGTAGTGATGGTGAGATTATGTTGGCTAACACACGCTACCGCTTTACAACCGAATGGAGAATTGGCTTTGATAAAGAAATGGGCTATGAAAGCGAAAGTCATTTTGGAAGGTACATCGGGCGAAATCAATGGCTCTTCCCTTATGTGGGATGGGATTTTCGTAAAAGAACGATTGATCTAATGGACAAAAATATTTTTGGACAATCATTATCACCCGGAGACAACCTTTTTGGACAAAAAAATACCAAAAACTTTAGACAGGTGTTTCATTTAGGGGTGCAATACACTTTGCCGATGTTAGTTGTAGCTGATGCTTCTGTTGATCATAAAGGTAATGTTAGATTTCAGTTGATGAGAGAAGATGTTCCTATCTCCAAAAGATTACGCTTTCAATTTATGGTTAACACAGATAAGGAATACATGGCAGGTTTTAGATATATAGTTACAAAATATTTTGGTCTATCTACCCACTATGATAGTGACATGGGCTATGGTGCCGGACTAACCTTAAACTATTAA
- a CDS encoding efflux RND transporter periplasmic adaptor subunit, translating into MKTLNYIAAFTLSLLTITACNQASTEEKKEEAATAKPSDEVTLSKDQYEVAALQTGKLEMRSLSDVIKANGAIDVPPENMVSISAPLGGYIKSAGLLLGQQISKGQVIAIIENPEFIDIQQEYLESKSRFEFLALEYKRQEQLRQEDVNSAKTFQQVNSEYKMIQARMNGLEQKLSLIGINAKSLQSGKISKTSNLYSPINGYVTLNNATTGKYVNPTDVIFELANKSQMHLALNVYERDASKIKVGQSIKFALANETGYNRNARVFLIGKSTGNEGTVPVHCRLLNTENAALFPGMYAKAMIETTNQSVPALPHEAIVQSDGLDYIFIQITSSDAKGSTFKMIPVKKGIEQEGYTEVILPEDFDHNSAVVLKGAYTLLSAMKNVEE; encoded by the coding sequence ATGAAGACACTTAATTATATCGCAGCTTTCACGCTGTCACTTTTAACCATTACAGCCTGTAATCAGGCTTCCACAGAAGAAAAGAAAGAGGAGGCGGCGACCGCTAAACCTAGTGATGAAGTAACCTTGTCTAAAGATCAGTACGAAGTTGCCGCACTACAAACAGGTAAATTAGAAATGCGTTCATTGAGTGATGTCATTAAAGCAAATGGTGCTATTGATGTACCCCCAGAGAATATGGTTTCCATATCTGCTCCTTTAGGAGGGTATATCAAAAGCGCTGGTTTATTATTAGGTCAACAAATCAGCAAAGGACAAGTGATTGCCATCATTGAAAATCCTGAATTTATTGATATTCAGCAGGAATATTTGGAAAGCAAAAGCCGTTTTGAGTTTTTAGCCCTGGAATACAAGAGGCAGGAACAACTTAGGCAAGAAGATGTAAACTCGGCAAAAACTTTTCAGCAGGTAAATTCTGAATATAAAATGATCCAGGCGCGAATGAATGGGTTGGAGCAGAAACTGTCGCTGATAGGGATTAATGCGAAAAGCCTTCAATCTGGAAAGATTTCTAAAACCAGTAATTTGTATTCACCTATTAACGGATATGTAACGCTCAACAACGCAACTACCGGAAAATATGTCAATCCAACGGACGTAATATTTGAATTGGCCAATAAAAGTCAAATGCACCTCGCATTGAATGTTTACGAAAGAGATGCTTCTAAAATTAAAGTAGGTCAATCAATTAAATTCGCATTGGCGAATGAAACCGGATACAATCGCAATGCGAGAGTTTTTCTGATTGGAAAATCGACTGGTAATGAGGGGACTGTACCTGTTCATTGCCGTTTGCTTAATACCGAAAACGCAGCTTTGTTCCCGGGTATGTATGCCAAAGCAATGATTGAAACTACAAATCAGTCTGTACCAGCCTTACCTCACGAAGCTATTGTGCAATCCGATGGTCTGGATTACATATTTATTCAGATTACCTCTTCAGATGCAAAAGGATCTACATTCAAAATGATCCCGGTGAAAAAAGGTATTGAACAGGAAGGATATACAGAGGTTATCCTGCCAGAGGATTTTGACCATAATTCTGCTGTTGTACTTAAAGGAGCTTACACCCTTCTTTCAGCAATGAAAAATGTAGAGGAATAA
- a CDS encoding heme-binding domain-containing protein, translated as MNGIKKLPLGLLVILIIIQFVHPARNKSGQAMPNDISKMVTMPPDVQGILKKACYDCHSNNTDYPWYTYVQPFHWFMDYHIQSGKEELNFNEFGTYTPRRQQSKLRSIENSLKDGTMPLSSYTLIHRNAILSEAEKSLIISWVQNSKDSLNKKNL; from the coding sequence ATGAACGGCATAAAGAAATTACCTCTTGGGTTATTGGTAATCCTTATAATTATCCAGTTTGTACACCCTGCCCGCAATAAAAGTGGGCAGGCTATGCCAAATGACATTTCCAAAATGGTTACCATGCCACCTGATGTACAGGGAATCTTGAAGAAAGCCTGCTATGATTGCCATAGTAATAATACCGACTATCCATGGTATACTTATGTGCAGCCCTTCCACTGGTTTATGGATTACCATATACAATCTGGTAAAGAAGAATTAAATTTTAATGAATTTGGCACCTATACTCCAAGAAGACAGCAGAGTAAATTACGCTCCATAGAGAACAGTTTAAAAGATGGCACTATGCCCTTGTCGTCATATACCTTGATCCATAGAAATGCCATTTTGAGCGAAGCGGAGAAATCGTTAATTATCAGCTGGGTTCAAAATTCAAAGGATAGTTTAAACAAAAAGAATCTTTAA
- a CDS encoding HupE/UreJ family protein, whose amino-acid sequence MENMNFKKIITLAVLFILCGVSNQLFAHGVDGDTQTFLTGNNGVAFGPFLYIGAKHMLTGYDHLLFLVGVIFFLYKPKEVLLYVSFFTIGHSITLLLGVMCNIAINAYLIDAIIALSIVYKGFDNLGGFQRFFGKQPNTKAAVLIFGLFHGFGLASKLQDFNFGKEGLFTNLLGFNIGVEIGQFIALALVLTLITVWRKYPSFMKFSTFTNTMLMAAGFLLLGFQLTGYFTS is encoded by the coding sequence ATGGAAAATATGAATTTTAAAAAAATAATTACGCTTGCTGTACTATTCATTTTATGTGGTGTCAGCAACCAGCTTTTTGCGCATGGTGTAGACGGTGATACCCAAACCTTTTTAACAGGTAATAACGGCGTAGCCTTTGGCCCTTTTCTTTACATCGGAGCCAAACACATGCTTACCGGATATGATCACCTGCTTTTCCTGGTTGGGGTTATTTTCTTTCTATATAAACCAAAAGAAGTCCTGCTTTATGTCAGCTTCTTTACCATAGGTCACAGTATCACTTTGTTACTTGGAGTGATGTGTAATATTGCTATCAATGCTTATCTTATAGATGCAATTATCGCACTTTCTATTGTTTACAAGGGATTTGACAATCTTGGAGGTTTTCAACGTTTCTTTGGTAAACAGCCAAACACTAAAGCAGCAGTTCTGATCTTTGGTTTATTTCACGGTTTTGGTCTGGCGAGTAAGTTGCAGGACTTTAATTTCGGTAAGGAGGGTTTATTTACCAATTTACTAGGTTTCAATATTGGTGTGGAAATAGGTCAGTTTATTGCCCTCGCTCTGGTTCTTACGTTGATTACCGTGTGGCGTAAATACCCAAGCTTTATGAAATTTTCCACTTTTACAAATACCATGCTCATGGCAGCAGGGTTCCTATTATTAGGGTTTCAGTTAACAGGTTATTTTACATCTTAA
- a CDS encoding MFS transporter yields the protein MAQAKLITVLKEPFQALRHKAFAILYFAQTISLLGDAFTWVGLALLSYQFGKENSAVILASALTLRVVAFIIFSPFAGVLADRVDRKNILYITHFIRMAIICCLPFVNAEWQIYVLVFLLNVFNAFFTPTYKSIIPQVVDQRNYRQAIGLSTATFQLLGVLGPGLAGIIAVWFGPRDIFFVDAASFILAGILILMLPAQLISRPAHPISEKPLSAWADVVKGAKLLFGNKLIRFALAIEFISAIAGAQILVNTVGHIKSGLLLGDKQYGWAMAAFGIGAAVAAFVAGNLDKSKSRRVSLIVGVLLLGLAIAGANYVSYTVLLVLWLFAGLGQSLAEMPSETLIGENIASVEQGKVFGSHFAFSHLWWAIAYPIAGFTGSYFPGNDFLYGGIISLGILAIALLLISKTNKQ from the coding sequence ATGGCACAGGCAAAACTCATAACGGTGTTAAAGGAGCCTTTTCAGGCACTAAGACATAAAGCATTTGCTATCTTGTATTTCGCACAAACTATCAGTTTGTTAGGTGATGCATTTACCTGGGTAGGGCTTGCATTGTTATCCTATCAGTTTGGTAAGGAAAATTCAGCGGTAATTCTAGCCTCTGCATTAACTCTTAGAGTGGTTGCCTTCATCATTTTTTCCCCCTTTGCCGGAGTACTAGCGGATCGGGTTGACCGAAAAAATATATTGTATATCACACATTTTATCAGAATGGCAATTATCTGTTGTTTGCCTTTTGTAAATGCCGAATGGCAGATTTATGTGCTGGTTTTTCTTTTAAATGTGTTCAATGCTTTTTTTACGCCAACTTATAAATCCATAATTCCACAGGTTGTTGACCAACGGAATTACAGGCAGGCGATTGGTCTATCTACCGCAACATTTCAATTGTTAGGAGTACTTGGGCCAGGATTAGCCGGAATTATAGCCGTATGGTTTGGACCAAGGGATATATTCTTTGTTGATGCCGCATCGTTTATTCTTGCAGGTATATTGATCCTGATGCTTCCAGCTCAACTGATCAGTAGACCTGCTCATCCAATATCAGAGAAGCCTTTATCTGCATGGGCAGATGTAGTCAAAGGAGCAAAACTACTCTTTGGAAATAAGTTGATCCGATTTGCCCTGGCCATTGAATTTATTTCTGCAATTGCAGGGGCACAAATCTTAGTAAACACAGTTGGCCATATCAAAAGCGGGCTTTTACTCGGTGATAAACAATACGGTTGGGCTATGGCTGCCTTTGGTATCGGCGCAGCGGTAGCGGCTTTTGTTGCGGGCAATCTGGATAAGTCTAAAAGCAGACGTGTATCGCTGATCGTCGGTGTATTGCTACTTGGACTAGCTATAGCAGGAGCAAATTATGTCAGCTATACTGTTTTGTTAGTCCTTTGGCTGTTTGCCGGATTAGGTCAAAGTTTAGCAGAGATGCCTTCCGAAACGTTGATAGGAGAAAATATAGCCTCAGTGGAACAAGGGAAAGTATTCGGCTCTCATTTTGCCTTTTCCCACTTATGGTGGGCGATTGCCTACCCCATTGCTGGATTCACCGGAAGCTATTTCCCAGGAAATGACTTCCTTTATGGGGGCATCATTTCATTGGGGATATTGGCGATTGCGCTTCTTCTTATATCAAAAACAAATAAACAATAA